The following are encoded together in the Nymphaea colorata isolate Beijing-Zhang1983 chromosome 14, ASM883128v2, whole genome shotgun sequence genome:
- the LOC116267415 gene encoding uncharacterized protein LOC116267415 — protein sequence MAADVSFVFEAMRKGGKDEAVKAEGGGALVTRDLLGGCSAMRSPELDLDSRVPSGWEKKLDLMSGEIYLHRSAVTDEGKAVHDLNFPPPSSSSSSSSFSVKPNDFRGLTAGNLDLTLNLPSAISNHSVCTLEKVRSALERAERRAAGRKRTDGSPSSPATSTSTASASSDRSGASDDRPAGSRVAAEQERSTEPMFAAGCPSCLLYVLISGSNPKCPRCGAVVPLPSRASPAKKPRLDLNSCTI from the exons ATGGCCGCCGACGTGAGCTTCGTGTTTGAAGCGATGAGGAAGGGAGGGAAGGACGAGGCGGTGAAGGCGGAAGGGGGCGGTGCGTTGGTGACGAGGGATCTGCTCGGAGGTTGCTCGGCGATGAGATCGCCGGAATTGGATCTGGACTCTAGGGTGCCTTCCGGATGGGAAAAGAAGCTCGACTTAATG TCGGGCGAGATCTACCTTCACAGAAGCGCCGTCACCGACGAAGGCAAGGCCGTCCACGACCTCAACTTCCCGCCTccatcgtcgtcgtcgtcgtcgtcctCTTTCTCTGTAAAGCCGAACGACTTCCGCGGCCTCACCGCCGGCAACCTCGACCTGACCCTCAACCTTCCGTCCGCCATTAGCAACCACAGCGTCTGCACCCTGGAGAAGGTCAGGTCCGCCCTGGAGCGTGCCGAGCGTCGGGCCGCCGGCCGGAAACGCACCGATGGTTCGCCCTCGTCTCCTGCGACGTCCACGTCCACAGCCTCCGCCTCGTCGGACAGATCCGGCGCGTCAGACGATAGGCCGGCGGGATCGAGGGTGGCGGCGGAGCAAGAGCGGTCGACCGAACCGATGTTCGCCGCGGGGTGCCCCAGCTGCCTGCTATACGTGCTCATCTCCGGCAGCAACCCGAAGTGTCCGCGCTGCGGCGCCGTCGTGCCGTTGCCCTCCCGAGCTTCCCCTGCAAAGAAGCCTCGCTTAGATCTCAACTCTTGTACAATCTGA